The proteins below come from a single Kitasatospora sp. NBC_00315 genomic window:
- a CDS encoding phosphopantetheine-binding protein gives MTSGAGAPGGLDRDTLRADLADVLGERPEDIGDDDDLRDLGLDSIRLMSLVETWRARGAKAEFADLAEAGPTPTVRAWSAHLSGH, from the coding sequence ATGACGTCAGGAGCAGGCGCCCCCGGCGGGCTCGACCGCGACACCCTGCGCGCCGACCTCGCCGACGTGCTCGGTGAGCGGCCCGAGGACATCGGCGACGACGACGACCTGCGCGACCTCGGGCTCGACTCGATCAGGCTGATGAGCCTCGTGGAGACCTGGCGGGCCCGGGGCGCGAAGGCCGAGTTCGCCGACCTCGCCGAAGCCGGGCCCACGCCCACCGTGCGGGCCTGGTCGGCCCACCTGTCGGGTCACTGA
- a CDS encoding ABC transporter substrate-binding protein, which yields MNTRALSVRSRGLAAAVSALAVLSLAACGSDGGGGDAAAGGKESAPASGPKVVEATNGKVTVPADVKRIVSISYATGALLDLGVQPVGTSTIDDNNPVELLPSQTEAAKKIEPIGSGIEINIEKVASLDPDLIIVEGATAFDWGVKKLEGIAPTLYFGIDTPVDLLNAQEKIATAVGRDAEFKKLKSDYEAKAAKIRTDYADRLNTVKWSIASSYGGGEFLVDTSTSWVGRVLADAGAKFSQASSDTKEHEVTYSTEKIDVLADADVILVPRTAATGEIPQDTKDLDKQPSWQNLKAVKAGKVLPVTYATTDRYGTSIDVLNQIETILKGL from the coding sequence ATGAACACCCGTGCCCTGTCCGTCCGCAGTCGCGGACTCGCCGCCGCCGTCTCGGCCCTGGCCGTGCTCTCGCTGGCGGCCTGCGGGTCGGACGGTGGCGGTGGTGACGCCGCCGCCGGCGGCAAGGAGAGCGCCCCGGCGTCCGGCCCCAAGGTCGTCGAGGCCACCAACGGCAAGGTCACCGTGCCGGCGGACGTCAAGCGGATCGTCAGCATCTCCTACGCCACCGGCGCGCTGCTCGACCTCGGCGTCCAGCCGGTCGGCACCAGCACCATCGACGACAACAACCCGGTGGAGCTGCTCCCCTCCCAGACGGAGGCGGCGAAGAAGATCGAGCCGATCGGCTCCGGCATCGAGATCAACATCGAGAAGGTCGCCTCCCTCGACCCGGACCTCATCATCGTCGAGGGCGCCACCGCCTTCGACTGGGGCGTGAAGAAGCTCGAAGGCATCGCCCCCACCCTCTACTTCGGCATCGACACGCCGGTCGACCTGCTGAACGCCCAGGAGAAGATCGCCACCGCCGTCGGCAGGGACGCCGAGTTCAAGAAGCTGAAGTCGGACTACGAGGCCAAGGCCGCGAAGATCAGGACCGACTACGCGGACAGGCTCAACACCGTCAAGTGGTCCATCGCCTCGTCCTACGGCGGCGGCGAGTTCCTGGTGGACACCAGCACCTCCTGGGTCGGCCGGGTGCTGGCCGACGCGGGCGCGAAGTTCTCCCAGGCGTCCTCGGACACCAAGGAGCACGAGGTCACCTACTCCACCGAGAAGATCGACGTGCTGGCCGACGCCGACGTGATCCTGGTGCCGCGGACGGCCGCCACCGGTGAGATCCCGCAGGACACCAAGGACCTCGACAAGCAGCCGTCCTGGCAGAACCTGAAGGCCGTCAAGGCCGGCAAGGTCCTGCCGGTCACCTACGCCACCACCGACCGCTACGGCACCTCCATCGACGTGCTGAACCAGATCGAGACGATCCTCAAGGGCCTCTAG